Below is a window of Podarcis muralis chromosome 5, rPodMur119.hap1.1, whole genome shotgun sequence DNA.
cagttaaaagcaggcatttaaaaacattcaaagaTGTCTAAAATCAACACTAGCTAGAAAGAgataaaacacatgtaacttATACTGGTGAAATTCAGTGTAGCATATGTGCATGGCTAATGAAATCCCCCTACGTAACAGGaatttccttcctctcttttcctctgtgCTCCCTAAACCTGTTTCAGTTCTGACTCTGCCGGCTACTGGTTTTGGTTCCACCTACCAATAGCATGTGGACCTGCACAGATCCGCCTCAAGGGAATGTGGTTTTTGACAGAAAAAGGTTGCCCACTCTTGCTTTAGAGTAAGCAAGAGGTGGTTATATATCactggatgtacagtggtacctcgggttacagacgcttcaggttacagactctgctaacccggaaataatacctctggttaagaactttacctcaggatgagaacagaaatcacacggtggcagcgggaggccccattagctaaagtggtgtctcaggttaagaacagtttcaggttaagaacggacctccggaacgaattaagttcttaacccaaggtaccactgtacctcctttGTCAAATCATCTCCTGCCCAAAAATTCTGGAGACACAACTGATCTCGGAGAGAGGCACCAGGTGAGCAATCTTCCAGAAAAACACTATGGTCCCTTATTAGCCTACAATGAATATAGCCCAGGACTTCTCTGGATCGGATGGAAGTGCCTGGAAAGAACTGTGTGCTGAAAGTGGAGCTCAAACGTTCACACTAAAGGATAGTGGGTGAACAGGTCTGAGACCAGGTCGAGAGCGACTATGGAATGCTGCAAGAGTCTCTGGTGCATTAGCTGAACTGTTGAAGGGAGATGTAGAAGGGAGTGCAAAGACAGGAAACTGCTAGAAAAACTTCACAGAAAGATATTCTGGAATTATAATGACTTCAGTTAATGCTATCAACTGGGAATCAGTGGAATCATCCTGAAACAATTTTCAGGCTTTCTTGCTTCCCTCAGAACTTCTTAGAGGCTGCAGATAAGTGAGCGCCTCCACTTTAATGTTGAAATTTAGTTAATGGCTACTTAGGGAGGTGTGCAGTTGCTCTGAGAAAAGTTGCTAGTTTTAACTACATTCTttgtgcttcctttgaaaccctcaGAAGTTTCACCTCAGAAAGAACCTCCAAATTTAGCTGACAATTTGACTTATAGGTGAAATTTGGTGGCCACAACTCTACTTGAGCCAGTGACTCTTGTACTGATCCAAAGGCTTTGTGTAAGATAAACATCTTTACTGACTTGTTTTTGTTGTTCACAGATATATACCTGAGGGGATGCAGTGTTCCTGTGGCCCAGACTACTACACCCTCAACCCTGATTACCACAACGAGTCCTACGTTGTCTATATGTTTGTCATCCACTTCGTTATCCCCGTGGTGGTCATCTTCTTTTCCTATGGGCGGCTCATATGCAAAGTCCGAGAGGTAGTGTATCTCCCTCCACACTCAAGGTATGAGGAGGCAGAGGCCAAGAGCAATGGGGTGTACACTGGACTGTCTCAGGGATGCTGCAGGCTAGTTCCACCTTGATGGGTGGTCATAGAGATAGCTGGGCATGACTTCAGTGCTATATATGCATCTAGGTTTTATGGAGGCTCTATAAGGGAGACAAAATGGAAAGGCTACACACTTTGAATAGGCAAGATCACAAGTGATTTGTAATATGTAAGAGTGGAATTTGCATATCCACAAGGGTCTCTGAATTGGGGACAACTTTATAGGTGCACCTGGTCTGTTTTGTTGCTtctcaggccacattcacaccacacatatAAATCAATATTATATCACTTTAGAcacccatggcttcccccaaagaattatgggagagtttttaggagaccccgatttctccccacagagctacagttcataGAACTCCCTGTGAAacaggattgactgttaaaccactctggaaattgtagctctgagaggagaataggggtcttcaaataactctcagaacccttagcAGACGACAGCTCCCAaaatctttgtgggaagccaggactgtttaaagtggtatcataaagCGTGGTGTGAATGTGATCTGAGCCCCAACTATTCTAGGCCTCTGGTCTCCTGGAAGGGCCAATTCAGACATTAGCCTCTTACATGAGGAAATGTTTGAAACTCATTTTCCCACCACTTGTTTTGACGACTGGAAGAATATAGGAGATATCTCAGAGAACTTACCTCCCCCAAACCAAAGGAAGTGGGGATTGGGACCAGTTCACAGCCACAGCTTCCACTTGCCTTAACCAAAGGGAGAAACCAGCAGATAGACTTCTTCTGGTTGCCTGAACAAATGGAATCTGGAGTGGGGAAAGAGAAGATATGAGCACCAACATCCACTTCCCTGCAGAGAAGGACAAATGATGGAACAGCCTTCATTTGCCAGTCCTGTTTTGGCTACTGGAGGACAACAGTCTACTGCCTTCTTCTGATGTTCAAGGCAACTGCAACTCAACTCTGAGGGTGATGTTGAAATAGCTCCATAGCTGCTTGGCTGGAGAGAGCCCTTTTGAGTAACTGTCTTCTCTTGTACCCCTAGGCAGCTGCTCAGCAGCAAGAGTCTGCAAGCACCCAAAAGGCAGAGAAGGAAGTTACCCGCATGGTGATCTTGATGGTGCTAGGTTTTATGCTTGCCTGGACCCCCTATGCCGTGGTGGCATTCTGGATCTTCACCAACAAAGGGGCAGACTTTTCTGCTACGCTCATGTCAGTGCCTGCCTTCTTCTCAAAGAGCTCGTCCCTCTACAATCCCATCATCTATGTCCTCATGAACAAACAGGTGAGATTCCCCCCGAATTGGGAAATGAACCTGACTTCCCCTCCAATAGACTCCATTCCCACCTTCTATGAACTTAAAACACTGCATATGCCTCTCTTAAATAATAACCTCAACCCCAGGTGGTGTTAGAAGTCCTCATTTGCAGGTTTCGGACATTACAGTTTTGAATGTTAATATAGCCCTCTTGATAAATGTCTGTGTCAAAGGTGGAACATAAAAACTAAATCTCAGTGGCTATCAGTTAATGTCAATTCCTGCTAACCAAGTCCAAAGTCCAAGTAGATGCAATAGTGTATCTTATTCTGCTACCTAGAGTTACTTGAAATGTCATACTGCCATTGAGTTGCTTCTCTGAAAACACATATTTGTGATGACGGTTAATATGCCTAGAGTTGACAGCCCAACGAGGCATGCAGAGACCCTCTGCTTTCTACCAGAATATCTCCCTTGCAGCTGAGCTTCTCTGACTGTGTGGTACACATTAATTGTTCCAGAGCATCTctgttctctttttctctttccagttCCGTAATTGCATGATCACCACAATCTGCTGTGGCAAGAACCCCTTTGGGGACGATGATGTCTCATCAACTGTATCCCAAAGCAAAACTGAGGTATCCTCTATCTCCTCCAGCCAAGTGTCACCTGCATAGGCTATGGACAGTTTGACCTTTGGTGACCTGCCACACTTTGGGACCAGGAAATGGAAATGGGCTCACTCAATTGAGCTCTGGTTTATGAGTTCCTCTTACCCAATTTTTCTTTTATGCACAAGTGTTGTATGCCACACACATACAGGAGTGCACAGTCTAGCATAACCCTTTTGATGGTATCTACTTGTAATCTATGTAATTCCCTCTCTGCAATAGTTATGTGCATCCTATAACCATTTGTGCAAGCATCCCTCTGGGCAAATACCTGTCCATgacacctgggatagctcagctggtacagCATCAGACtctaatctcagggtcctgggttcaagccccacgttgggcaaaagatttcagcattgcgggggggggggggggggacgacactaGATGACTCTGTAGAtggacccttccaactttatgattctatgattctatgtattcaGCACACATTTGTGGAAATGGATATGCTCCTCATCACATTTATTTGTGTTGTTTGTACATGAGAACTGCAGTTTGTACAAAGGCCCTGTCGACTCACACCTCCCCACTTGACACACAGTCAAAACAAAGCTTGTCTGCTCACTTGCACagacaaagaaaaggaaataaaatgttcTCCATGTCACTGGATGCTGATGATGGCGGGGGCGGCGGGAACTGACTTGTTAGGTCAAGCCACACTGGGGTCAAACTTGGTCAAACAAATGTGCATGACAGTGCAGGGGTGTGGTATTTGGCCAAAATGGTGAAGCTTGGCACGCAGCTCAGCTCTGCCTTCTTAGCAATGCTTAATGCTTTAAGTGCTGTGTGCAACTGCCTCCATTTGAAACAAAGCCAGAGAAGATGTCCGTATTGAGACTGACATTAGGAATCAGCAGCTCCCGGCTACCGTTCTTATAGGAAGATTGCTAGATCAGTTAAGGGGCCACACAGGTTCATTTCTAGGTACtgagtttttttaaatgaacaaatgCAGTAAGCCCACGACTTATGTACATTTAACTTGGGTGCATTTATCTTTGCACACttggcatttttaaataaataaataaataaataaataaataaataaattgcgcccaatgtgttttgactatatgcgatTTTGACTTTAGGTGCTATCCCCGAAATGCAACCCCCATGtaagttgcgggcttactgtaATAGCTTCTGCTTACAGAATGCAGTTATTCTTAGGTTTtaacacttctccagattttgagaTGCAGTTGTTCACTAAAAACGAAACCCAGAGAAAAATATATACCAGAATGTGTTTAAAAATGCCTATTTAAGGTTGAAATGTATCCAGAAATGTGTGTCTTGTGAAAAAAAGGTTATATGTGAACTTTCgtgcaggtttttaaaatgcaaattgatgcagaaatggaTCACATGTGATTTATGAATGAATTTATGAAGGAATGCATGTGTTACTAAAATGGAGCAGAAACAGACTTATCCATCCATACTTTTTACCACTTCACCATGGAACTAAACTATGCAGCACAAGGGAAGGCTAGGATATCAGATCAAGAAGCAATTTCTGCATTTCATTCAACAGTGGTTACAGCTAAGGAATGGTATGATTTGCTTTCTGTGTGCTTTGAGGACAAAGATTGGAACAACCACCTGAGCTGTAGGTTCAGCTTTCCACATGTTCACCAAAGTCTGCtggaagggaggaaaggaggggaaagggtgaATTATCACAGTGGTTGCATTTAACCCAATGGAACAACACTTTGTTTCTGGATAGTTGCTTTTAGTTCAGGGTCTCCCAACCTTTCTGGGACCAAAGGCACACGTGGCAATTTGATAAAGTCATGGATACCATGACAAAATGGCTGTTTTGGGAACCAGCCTGGTTATTTGTGTGAGAAACTAAAAAAAGGCAAAGCATCTAGCCCGAACGAACAAAAAACAGGCAGCCCCCCAATAAACAGACAAATTGCTCACACCCCAAAAcaggtaacacacacacacacacacacacacacacacacacacacacacactaaaaaacaacaacaggcaagaCACTTCTGCCTCAAAAGACAAGGTACccccaaagaaaacaaaaacaagcatctTACAACAAATAACACAACAAACACAACACACAGACATGGTAGCATCACCCAAGCTTACCAGGCCAGGTCCCCCCCACAGAGTTTTAGACAAGAGAGGCTGGAAAGCAAAGTACTGGCCTCCAGCTACTTCACCTTATTTTActataaaaatggggaaaggaaaggaagggaaggtggCAGGGTTGCTGGAGGCCTACACGTCTCTTTCCAGCCAGCCTAGATGCCACccaaagtaaaagaaaagaaaacaacaacaaagtaaaagTATTGCCATAAAAACCAAGAAGACAGGTAGCTTTGCCCTTTGTCACTATCCGTGCTTAACTTGCTTTACTGACTGATTAAAGACATCATCTTCACTCAAGATGTTTGTTACTCACTGAATCCTATTAGAATGCACAAACACATTGTTTCTAGGAGGAAGAAACACACTTCATATTTGTATTTTCCTTGTGGTGGGGGGCAGGTTCCAGAGTCCATTCCAGCTGGACCCAAAGATGACACGCCTAGCTTCTTTGTATTCTGAATCCTCTTGAAGGCACACGTTGTATGCAAATTATGAAAGCTTCAAAGGATTATTGAACTGAATTTTTCTCTTTCTGGAAGGTATTCAGTGTGTTTCTGAAGTTGCACAAGATTCAGGGGCTATTTTCAAGGCATCCATTTGTATCGATAAAACATGGAGCAATGAATCCAGAACTGTCTCTTTCACTCTTTTCTAAGTACAAGAAAATGAATGCAAAGTCATCTGAGTTGTGCATTCTTGCTGTAAGTGTATGGATGATGGAAATCAACATACATATCACTgataaatcattataacaaatgGAACTGTACAGAGTTCTGAGTCTTGCACAAACCTCTATATCCTCAAAATGGCACCATAGATAGCTTTTTGTCTTGAAACCTGTAAATATTTGCTTGCAGGCTTTGAAATctttctggtttttttgtttgacaACAAGCTCTTTATCCCTCCCGTCCCACCCCCAGGGCAGAGGAAGCGTCTTTTGCTATGACATTTGGTTTATGAGCCGAACGGACTATAAAGGGCGGAATGACTACTGTGGCAATTTTCTGTACATATTTTATAAATAACTTATATCAGTGATGACTTTGTAAAGTTGGAAAGTAGAgattggaaagagagagagaaaagaataaacAGCAGCAGTACAAAGGAGGAGAATGTTTGCCTCTTTTCTATGCATGTCAAGAAAtaacattttttccctttattttgttgtttgttttttatacccCTTTCCAGACAATtattgtcttgcaaagcagctcatgtCAGTAAAGAAAGAGGCCCCATCTGCTGTACACATTTCAAGCAGTACCATAACATTCTAAACAGATAATCccagaaactgtagtttgttaaggatgctgggagttgttaggaaactCTTATTTGccctacagagctacaatttccagagtcgTTTAACAACCAATCTATCTTTCCAGGgtgctctgagaattgtagctctgtgaggagaattggaatctcctaacaattctcagcagccttaacaaactgctcttctcaggattatttggggggaagccatgactgcttaaagatGGGGCCTGCCATCAgacttacaacaacaacaacaaaaaaagggggggggggaatcacacacAGTAAAGGAAAAGTATCTCCAAGGCCAGAATGAAGACGTAAGCTTCAAGTGGGCATCTATATCCACTTTGGGACAGACTGATCTTCCCTTGCTGGTGTCCTTGCTTGAAAAGCAGTTGGTTCCAATGGTTCCTTGGGCTGATGAGTGAGGTCCTATTGTCCTTTCTCCTTGTTTCTGCAATTCGAATCCTTCAGCTGTTCAATCCCTggacaacatctggtgggcaagaCACTTTTGTGGATGAGCTGAATGAATCCATACTAGGTATATATTTCCAAAGCTTGAGTTTTCAGATCTTCTGCAGAGTATGCATGATGTGAACAAATAtactacatatacagtggtacctctggttaagtacttaattcgttcctgaggtccgttcttaacctgaagcaccactttagctaatggggcctcccgctgccactgcactgctggagcatgaattctgttctcatcctgaagcaaagttcttaacctgaggtactatttctgggttagcagagtctgtaacctgaagcgtctgtaacctgaagcgtctgtaacccaaggcactatACATATATTGCTTGATTTTTGGTTGAAAAAACACCTATTTGAGGCACTTTTACTGCAACCAGCTAAAAAGGGTCTCTCAGAGAGGAGCGCGCACACACGCACCCCCCCCTTCTTATTGGGGGTTGAAGAGACTGGAGGAAGTTGGTTTTAAGTCTGTCATTGCAATTGTGGATTACAGTATTAGCCTGCCACAGGTATTTTGGAGACAGAAAGAAGGGGGCACCATCACAATACTTGAATAGATTTGGTCTGAAACACCCTCAGATTGCATCAGAGGAAGATGTCGCACAGTTTCATCTTCCAGGTGATGGGCAAATCAGAGCTTGCTTGGAACTTTAACCACTAATGGACAGTTT
It encodes the following:
- the LOC114599232 gene encoding green-sensitive opsin, encoding MNGTEGINFYVPLSNKTGLVRSPFEYPQYYLAEPWKYKMVCCYIFFLISTGLPINLLTLLVTFKHKKLRQPLNYILVNLAVADLFMACFGFTVTFYTAWNGYFIFGPIGCAIEGFFATLGGQVALWSLVVLAIERYIVVCKPMGNFRFSSSHALMGIAFTWVMSLSCACPPLFGWSRYIPEGMQCSCGPDYYTLNPDYHNESYVVYMFVIHFVIPVVVIFFSYGRLICKVREAAAQQQESASTQKAEKEVTRMVILMVLGFMLAWTPYAVVAFWIFTNKGADFSATLMSVPAFFSKSSSLYNPIIYVLMNKQFRNCMITTICCGKNPFGDDDVSSTVSQSKTEVSSISSSQVSPA